A window of Akkermansiaceae bacterium contains these coding sequences:
- a CDS encoding F0F1 ATP synthase subunit alpha, translated as MSSILQELEQEIANVSSSVAKSNVGTVRTIGDGVAKVEGLSDVALNEMIEFPGGLVGLALNLEEAEVGVVLLGDSLHIKEGDECKTTGKLLSVPVGENMLGRVVDNLGRPLDGKGEIEAADTYPVEKIAPGIIKRKSVSVPVQTGIMSIDAMIPIGRGQRELIIGDRSTGKTTIAVDTIIAQAQQNKAAAEGRLKDHDPLYCIYVAVGQKRSNIARTVQTLEAAGAMENTCIVAASASDSAANQYLAPYTGCAIGEYLMDQGKDVLIVFDDLSKHAVAYRQVSLILGRPSGREAFPGDVFYLHSRLLERSARLSDAAGGGSMTALPIIETQAGDVSAYIPTNVISITDGQIFLETDLFYQGIRPAISVGLSVSRVGSAAQTKAIKKVSGTTKLDLAQFRELQAFAAFGSDLDDATQGKIDRGQRIVELFKQNQYNPKSLEIEVAVLWSMQNGHFDDVDVERIKECQNALEEYLTNRKADLLQLIADEKALTDGVTEGLQQALADFKASWK; from the coding sequence ATGAGCAGTATCCTCCAGGAACTTGAACAAGAAATCGCCAACGTATCATCGTCGGTCGCAAAAAGCAACGTCGGCACAGTCCGCACCATCGGTGACGGTGTCGCCAAGGTCGAAGGCCTGAGTGACGTGGCCCTCAACGAGATGATCGAATTCCCCGGCGGCCTCGTCGGCCTCGCCCTCAACCTTGAGGAAGCCGAAGTCGGTGTCGTGCTCCTCGGTGACTCCCTCCACATCAAGGAAGGTGACGAATGCAAGACCACAGGCAAGCTTCTCTCCGTTCCCGTTGGCGAAAACATGCTCGGCCGCGTTGTCGACAACCTCGGTCGCCCGCTCGACGGCAAAGGCGAGATCGAAGCCGCCGATACCTACCCGGTCGAAAAAATCGCCCCCGGCATCATCAAGCGCAAGTCCGTTTCCGTTCCCGTGCAAACCGGTATCATGTCCATTGACGCCATGATCCCCATCGGCCGCGGCCAGCGTGAGCTGATCATTGGTGACCGCTCCACCGGAAAGACCACCATCGCCGTCGATACCATCATCGCCCAGGCCCAGCAGAACAAGGCCGCCGCCGAAGGCCGCCTGAAGGATCACGATCCCCTCTACTGCATCTATGTGGCCGTCGGCCAGAAGCGTTCCAACATCGCCCGCACCGTGCAGACCCTCGAAGCCGCAGGTGCCATGGAAAACACCTGCATCGTTGCCGCATCCGCCTCTGACTCCGCTGCCAACCAATACCTCGCACCCTACACCGGTTGCGCCATTGGTGAGTATCTGATGGACCAGGGCAAGGACGTGCTGATCGTATTTGACGACCTTTCCAAACACGCCGTGGCTTACCGCCAGGTGTCCCTCATTCTCGGCCGCCCATCCGGTCGTGAGGCGTTCCCCGGTGATGTGTTCTACCTCCACTCCCGCCTTCTTGAGCGTTCCGCGCGTCTTTCCGATGCCGCCGGCGGTGGCTCCATGACGGCCCTGCCGATCATCGAAACCCAGGCCGGTGACGTTTCCGCCTACATTCCCACCAACGTGATTTCCATCACCGACGGTCAGATTTTCCTGGAAACCGACCTGTTCTACCAGGGTATCCGCCCCGCCATCTCCGTCGGTCTCTCCGTTTCCCGTGTGGGGTCCGCCGCCCAGACCAAGGCGATCAAAAAAGTCTCCGGAACCACCAAGCTCGACCTTGCCCAGTTCCGTGAACTCCAGGCATTCGCCGCCTTCGGCTCCGACCTCGACGATGCCACCCAGGGCAAGATCGACCGCGGCCAGCGCATCGTCGAACTCTTCAAACAGAACCAGTACAACCCCAAGTCACTCGAAATCGAGGTCGCCGTCCTCTGGTCCATGCAGAACGGTCACTTTGACGATGTCGATGTCGAGCGCATCAAGGAATGCCAGAACGCCCTTGAAGAATACCTCACCAACCGCAAGGCCGATCTACTTCAGCTCATCGCTGACGAGAAAGCCCTCACCGACGGTGTCACGGAAGGCCTCCAGCAAGCCCTCGCCGACTTCAAAGCCTCCTGGAAGTAA
- the atpG gene encoding ATP synthase F1 subunit gamma — translation MANLRDIRRRIKSVKSTSQITKAMQLVAAAKMKKAQNQALAGRDYADELNKVLTNLKANVDENSHPLFEKREGGKKLMLVISTDKGLCGGLNTNLLKKVRRESDKNTHFVTVGRKLRTALAKTGETLIADFQITDPLPFAEARPIAKFLTEKFLSREYDCVQVAFTNFISTLRQDPWVAQLLTIEADTLAEKRAYEGVGKEMVAETDKEAALANDYLFEPDPKAVLNTLLPLYINFQVYQMLVESIASEHSARMVAMKSATDNAEQMVKDLTLEYNKARQAAITSELLEITTAQKAME, via the coding sequence GTGGCCAACCTTCGCGACATCCGCCGGCGTATCAAGTCGGTTAAAAGCACCTCGCAAATCACCAAGGCGATGCAGCTCGTTGCTGCCGCCAAGATGAAGAAAGCGCAGAACCAGGCACTCGCAGGCCGCGACTACGCCGACGAGCTCAACAAGGTGCTCACCAACCTTAAGGCGAACGTCGATGAAAATTCCCATCCCTTGTTTGAGAAGCGCGAGGGCGGTAAAAAGCTCATGCTGGTGATCAGCACCGACAAGGGTTTGTGTGGTGGTCTCAATACCAACCTGCTCAAGAAGGTGCGCAGGGAGTCGGATAAAAACACCCACTTCGTCACTGTCGGTCGCAAGCTGCGCACCGCACTTGCCAAGACGGGTGAGACCTTGATCGCCGATTTCCAGATCACCGATCCACTGCCCTTTGCCGAAGCCCGGCCGATTGCCAAATTCCTCACCGAGAAATTCCTCAGCCGTGAATACGACTGTGTGCAGGTCGCCTTCACCAACTTCATCAGCACCCTGCGCCAGGACCCATGGGTCGCCCAGCTGCTGACCATCGAGGCAGACACCCTTGCCGAAAAACGCGCCTACGAAGGCGTTGGCAAGGAAATGGTCGCGGAAACCGATAAAGAGGCAGCACTTGCAAACGACTACCTGTTCGAGCCCGACCCGAAAGCCGTGCTGAACACCCTGTTGCCACTCTACATCAACTTCCAGGTCTACCAGATGCTGGTCGAGTCCATCGCCTCCGAGCACTCCGCCCGTATGGTCGCCATGAAGTCGGCCACCGACAACGCGGAGCAGATGGTCAAGGACCTCACCCTCGAATACAACAAAGCCCGTCAGGCCGCGATTACCTCCGAGCTGCTCGAAATCACCACGGCCCAGAAAGCCATGGAATAG
- a CDS encoding PEP-CTERM sorting domain-containing protein (PEP-CTERM proteins occur, often in large numbers, in the proteomes of bacteria that also encode an exosortase, a predicted intramembrane cysteine proteinase. The presence of a PEP-CTERM domain at a protein's C-terminus predicts cleavage within the sorting domain, followed by covalent anchoring to some some component of the (usually Gram-negative) cell surface. Many PEP-CTERM proteins exhibit an unusual sequence composition that includes large numbers of potential glycosylation sites. Expression of one such protein has been shown restore the ability of a bacterium to form floc, a type of biofilm.): MMKTNTILPALALSAAACLSQASAATFIYDIASVGAQNTLLSTDGWTGDDIDNWVVGAYTGAPFARNQNDNGEDTITRATSLFSVLSTSNTTLSIDITGRFGGTSTPIMATGIADGTTLLLGVQKSGSSWTIVQNGTASSGAGGVGGFSGSTNIENSLRLVLDYGTSTIDLIHTTGGSSTVLIDDYAMDSSVSAANLAANADGLYIRTDSKFVGPSNITITSVVPEPSAAALLGLGGLALMLRRRKG; the protein is encoded by the coding sequence ATGATGAAAACAAACACGATACTCCCTGCGCTGGCCCTGTCAGCCGCCGCCTGCCTGTCCCAGGCTTCCGCCGCGACTTTCATTTACGATATAGCCAGCGTCGGTGCGCAGAACACCCTGCTCTCTACCGATGGATGGACTGGCGACGATATTGACAACTGGGTCGTAGGTGCCTACACCGGTGCCCCTTTCGCTCGGAATCAAAATGATAACGGTGAGGACACCATCACCAGGGCCACGAGCCTGTTTTCCGTCCTGAGTACATCAAACACAACCCTAAGCATCGACATCACCGGTCGCTTCGGCGGAACAAGCACCCCGATCATGGCGACGGGGATCGCCGACGGCACGACCCTTTTGCTGGGTGTGCAGAAAAGCGGCAGCAGTTGGACCATCGTCCAGAACGGCACCGCTTCGAGCGGTGCCGGCGGAGTGGGCGGCTTCAGCGGTAGCACCAACATCGAAAACAGCCTGCGCCTGGTGCTCGACTACGGCACCTCGACCATCGATCTCATCCATACCACCGGTGGCTCCAGCACGGTTCTGATCGATGACTACGCCATGGACAGCTCGGTATCCGCCGCCAATCTTGCCGCCAATGCCGATGGTTTGTATATCCGCACAGACAGCAAATTCGTCGGGCCGAGCAACATCACCATCACCTCCGTTGTGCCCGAGCCCAGCGCCGCCGCGCTTCTCGGCCTCGGTGGCCTCGCGCTGATGCTCCGCCGCCGTAAAGGCTAA
- a CDS encoding F0F1 ATP synthase subunit delta, which translates to MKVSKDAARAARRIYRLCAPEGRLDEDKMRSAFKKIGAAKPRDYRAIMHSLLRLVRLDEASRQASIESATELDTPSRVRIEESLNTQYGVGLSFSYNTDPALLGGVKIRVGNDVWDGSVQSRLDRLTNAF; encoded by the coding sequence GTGAAAGTCTCCAAGGATGCCGCCCGCGCCGCCCGCCGGATCTATCGCCTCTGCGCGCCGGAAGGTCGACTCGATGAGGATAAAATGCGCTCTGCCTTTAAAAAGATAGGTGCCGCCAAGCCTCGCGACTACCGCGCGATCATGCACTCCTTGCTTCGTCTGGTCCGTCTCGATGAGGCAAGCCGCCAGGCATCTATCGAAAGCGCCACCGAGCTTGATACCCCCAGCCGCGTCCGTATCGAGGAAAGCCTCAACACCCAGTATGGTGTCGGTCTCTCCTTTTCCTATAACACCGATCCCGCGCTCCTCGGTGGGGTCAAAATCCGCGTCGGCAACGACGTTTGGGACGGCAGTGTCCAGTCCCGCCTCGACCGCCTCACCAACGCATTTTAA
- a CDS encoding ABC transporter permease, whose amino-acid sequence MPLRALGRPMLGFLDYLGQLTDLSLKIGESLLFGKRRWCRFFDQIVEIGFHSQPVVLITGAFVGAVLAAQGLFQLSGLKMESMGGALVSVGMLRELGPVLTGVMLSGRVGASMAAEIGTMRVTEQIDALRSMSVNPIDFLVTPRFLAMLVSVPLLITEAAALGIGAAWIVGTQAFGVSEAWWVYHTRGHTELADIYIALIKGFIFGILIVIISCHQGLQATHGAVGVGKGTTHAMVFSSLAILITNFFLTMLLNIFFPIGLAG is encoded by the coding sequence ATGCCACTCCGCGCCCTCGGCCGCCCCATGTTGGGTTTTCTTGACTACCTCGGTCAACTCACTGACCTGTCGTTGAAGATTGGTGAATCCCTGCTGTTCGGCAAACGAAGGTGGTGTCGATTCTTCGACCAAATCGTCGAGATCGGCTTTCACTCCCAACCGGTCGTCCTGATCACCGGTGCCTTTGTCGGCGCCGTTCTCGCGGCCCAGGGATTGTTCCAGCTGAGCGGGCTGAAGATGGAATCCATGGGCGGGGCATTGGTCAGCGTAGGTATGCTCAGGGAGCTGGGGCCGGTCCTCACCGGCGTGATGTTATCGGGTCGGGTGGGTGCCTCGATGGCCGCTGAAATTGGCACCATGCGTGTCACCGAGCAGATCGACGCGCTGCGGTCGATGAGTGTCAACCCGATCGATTTCCTGGTCACCCCCCGGTTTCTTGCGATGCTGGTTTCCGTGCCCCTGCTGATCACGGAGGCCGCCGCACTGGGTATCGGTGCGGCATGGATTGTCGGCACCCAGGCATTCGGGGTCTCCGAAGCCTGGTGGGTGTATCACACCCGCGGGCATACCGAGCTGGCTGATATCTACATCGCCCTGATCAAGGGTTTTATCTTTGGCATCCTCATCGTCATCATCTCCTGTCACCAGGGTCTCCAGGCCACCCATGGCGCCGTCGGGGTTGGCAAGGGAACCACCCATGCGATGGTCTTCTCCTCACTCGCCATCCTGATCACCAATTTTTTCCTGACCATGCTGCTGAATATCTTTTTCCCCATCGGCCTGGCCGGTTGA
- the atpC gene encoding ATP synthase F1 subunit epsilon — MLHLEIVTPEKKIFSDTVEDVYLPGEEGELGVLEMHAALVTSLKAGELRYRKDGEVNELAIGNGFAEVTQEKVTVLTDMAIGEQEIDEAAVEAAIKSAEDALHGLKHDHNAEEVAHLQAMISQSLAKLNLKRKRRKQI, encoded by the coding sequence ATGCTCCACCTCGAAATCGTCACACCCGAGAAGAAAATCTTCTCTGATACCGTCGAAGACGTCTACCTCCCCGGTGAGGAAGGTGAGCTCGGGGTGTTGGAAATGCACGCCGCCCTCGTGACCTCCCTGAAAGCCGGAGAGCTTCGCTACCGCAAGGACGGTGAGGTCAATGAGCTGGCCATCGGCAATGGTTTCGCTGAAGTCACCCAGGAAAAGGTCACCGTCCTGACAGACATGGCCATCGGTGAGCAGGAAATCGACGAGGCGGCTGTGGAAGCGGCCATCAAGAGCGCGGAAGACGCCCTGCACGGTCTCAAACACGACCACAATGCAGAGGAGGTAGCCCACCTTCAAGCGATGATCAGCCAGTCCCTCGCCAAGCTCAACCTGAAGCGCAAGCGTCGCAAGCAGATATAA
- the atpF gene encoding F0F1 ATP synthase subunit B, whose protein sequence is MIDSFNFLASNAITEVTDPFNVKWSLLIAQTINFLVVAFVLKKFAFGPIQNMLEQRRMRIAEGEDKLKRIEQQLADSEQRTQEAIDKANADAQRLISEAKESAASLSEKKAQEAVANAQQILAKAEEAAKAERKTMAAELKKEFGRLVTATTAAVTGKELTDADQKRINEEALKSVEG, encoded by the coding sequence ATGATTGACTCTTTTAACTTCCTCGCCAGCAACGCGATTACCGAGGTAACCGACCCGTTTAATGTCAAATGGTCGCTGCTCATCGCGCAAACGATCAACTTCCTCGTGGTTGCTTTCGTGCTGAAGAAATTTGCCTTTGGTCCCATCCAGAACATGCTGGAGCAGCGCCGTATGCGTATTGCCGAGGGCGAAGACAAACTGAAACGCATCGAGCAGCAGCTTGCCGACTCCGAGCAACGCACCCAGGAGGCCATCGATAAAGCCAACGCGGACGCCCAACGCCTCATCTCCGAGGCCAAGGAGAGCGCCGCCTCACTTTCAGAGAAAAAAGCCCAGGAAGCCGTTGCCAACGCCCAGCAGATCCTCGCCAAGGCCGAGGAAGCCGCCAAGGCCGAGCGCAAGACTATGGCCGCCGAACTCAAAAAGGAATTTGGCCGACTCGTCACCGCCACCACCGCCGCCGTCACCGGCAAGGAACTCACCGATGCCGACCAAAAACGCATCAACGAGGAGGCTCTCAAAAGTGTCGAAGGCTAA
- the msrB gene encoding peptide-methionine (R)-S-oxide reductase MsrB yields MATSDQTPAQPAKPVRKSDAEWRQQLTPEQYRVARQSGTERPHGEVYKQFKQQGAGTYYCVGCNAELFSSKVKFDSGCGWPSFYDPSKAKNVKVIPDPDGSRTEVRCAVCDAHLGHVFVGEGYNTPTDKRYCINGIVLKFVPAKDPAPSKKPEGR; encoded by the coding sequence ATGGCCACATCCGATCAAACACCCGCACAGCCCGCCAAACCCGTCAGGAAATCCGATGCCGAATGGCGCCAGCAACTTACTCCCGAGCAGTACCGGGTAGCCCGCCAGTCGGGCACCGAGCGGCCGCACGGGGAGGTTTACAAACAGTTCAAGCAACAGGGTGCCGGCACCTACTACTGTGTCGGTTGTAACGCCGAACTGTTTTCCTCCAAAGTGAAATTCGACTCGGGCTGCGGCTGGCCATCGTTTTACGATCCGTCCAAGGCTAAAAACGTCAAAGTCATCCCCGACCCCGACGGCTCACGCACCGAGGTCCGCTGCGCCGTCTGCGACGCCCACCTGGGACATGTTTTTGTGGGTGAAGGATACAACACCCCGACCGATAAACGATACTGCATCAACGGGATTGTACTCAAGTTTGTGCCTGCCAAAGACCCGGCTCCCAGCAAAAAGCCAGAAGGCAGGTAG
- the atpB gene encoding F0F1 ATP synthase subunit A — protein sequence MAQLFSVRTLITSLLLLLPGMAFAGEEAHALPLYAEEIIDGVPITNSMVMVWLAAVIIIVFCRSATRKMKLVPTGLQNFAEWVVESLYTFLEGILGKDLCKRTFWFFATIFLMILVCNWSGLIPGMGTVGRIDNGHYTPFLRGANADLNMTAGMAITFALLWVYWAVSENGIKGFLAHIFAPKGKFGGLMKIFMIVIFFAVGLLEVVSILMRPVALTFRLYGNIFAGENILESMMHAVPSYLAWLPPMPFYFMELLVGLIQALVFMLLTAVFLKLICDHGDSHDEEHAH from the coding sequence ATGGCTCAGCTTTTCTCAGTGCGTACACTTATCACCTCCCTTCTTCTCCTCTTGCCCGGTATGGCATTTGCAGGGGAGGAGGCCCACGCCCTGCCGCTCTACGCCGAGGAAATCATCGACGGTGTGCCGATTACCAACTCGATGGTCATGGTCTGGTTGGCGGCCGTCATCATCATCGTTTTCTGCCGGTCCGCAACCAGGAAAATGAAGCTGGTCCCGACCGGGCTGCAGAATTTCGCCGAATGGGTGGTCGAGAGCCTCTATACCTTCCTTGAGGGCATTCTGGGCAAGGATCTTTGCAAGCGGACCTTCTGGTTTTTTGCCACCATTTTCCTGATGATCCTCGTCTGTAACTGGTCGGGCCTCATTCCCGGCATGGGCACGGTCGGCCGGATCGACAACGGCCATTACACCCCCTTCCTGCGCGGTGCCAACGCCGACCTGAACATGACCGCCGGCATGGCCATCACCTTTGCCCTCCTCTGGGTCTACTGGGCCGTCAGCGAAAACGGCATCAAGGGCTTCCTCGCCCACATTTTCGCCCCCAAGGGCAAATTCGGCGGCCTGATGAAGATCTTTATGATCGTCATCTTCTTCGCCGTCGGCCTGCTTGAGGTGGTCTCCATCCTGATGCGCCCGGTCGCGCTGACCTTCCGTCTCTACGGCAACATCTTCGCCGGTGAGAATATCCTCGAGTCGATGATGCACGCGGTGCCCTCCTATCTCGCCTGGCTGCCCCCCATGCCGTTCTACTTCATGGAGCTTCTGGTCGGCCTGATCCAGGCCCTTGTGTTCATGCTCCTTACCGCGGTCTTCCTCAAACTCATCTGCGACCACGGCGACTCCCACGACGAGGAGCACGCCCACTAA
- a CDS encoding ATPase yields the protein MTLELIEMLAAEGLRGNLHVGLAALGAGLGIGLIGSKAAEATGRNPGAQGGILTIAIILAALVEGIVFFAIFLANNAQ from the coding sequence ATGACACTCGAACTCATTGAAATGCTTGCAGCTGAAGGTCTCCGCGGAAACCTCCACGTCGGTCTCGCAGCCCTCGGTGCTGGACTCGGTATCGGTCTCATCGGCTCCAAAGCCGCCGAAGCCACCGGTCGTAACCCAGGTGCACAAGGTGGTATCCTTACCATCGCCATCATTCTGGCGGCTCTTGTGGAAGGTATCGTGTTCTTCGCGATCTTCCTTGCCAACAACGCCCAGTAA
- a CDS encoding SUMF1/EgtB/PvdO family nonheme iron enzyme, with protein MKIERCHRYCWAAFLIAAGSLTSQVVGQSVTMQWATVGDAGNAADSNGYGAVGHAYRIGKYEVTNAQYTEFLNAKAQNDAGGFGGGLYHFYHENNPTVYGITRSGSLGSYSYTAVSGSENNPVAYVNWLDAARFVNWMHNGKGSGDTESGVYDMSLTGIARMTPDAAAKFRLPTADEWYKAAYYDPTKDGIGGYYDYPTQSDTAPGNSSLTDPNQANFAPGYTGSSNPKVTAVGSFANSASYYGTFDQGGNLYEWVNQTTDGGDAFAKGGGWAFGSDQMLASGYGNIGQYTLFGGENDHNGFRIVATEVPEPGVPAIACIVGLCGLFLRRR; from the coding sequence ATGAAAATAGAGCGATGCCACAGGTATTGTTGGGCTGCATTTCTTATTGCAGCAGGTTCGTTGACCAGTCAAGTGGTCGGCCAGAGCGTAACGATGCAATGGGCAACCGTCGGGGATGCGGGCAATGCAGCCGACAGCAATGGCTACGGCGCCGTAGGCCACGCATACCGCATTGGAAAATACGAGGTGACCAACGCGCAGTACACCGAGTTTCTCAATGCCAAGGCCCAGAACGATGCCGGTGGGTTCGGTGGCGGGCTTTACCATTTTTACCACGAAAACAACCCGACCGTTTACGGGATCACCCGGAGTGGATCCCTGGGCTCATATTCGTACACGGCTGTTTCGGGCAGTGAAAACAATCCTGTGGCCTACGTCAACTGGTTGGACGCGGCACGTTTTGTCAACTGGATGCACAATGGCAAGGGCAGCGGCGACACCGAGAGCGGGGTCTACGATATGAGTCTGACAGGTATTGCGAGAATGACCCCCGATGCGGCCGCAAAATTCAGGCTGCCCACGGCGGATGAGTGGTACAAGGCCGCTTATTATGATCCTACCAAAGACGGCATCGGCGGCTACTACGATTATCCGACGCAAAGCGACACCGCCCCGGGCAACAGTTCGCTGACCGATCCGAACCAGGCCAATTTCGCACCCGGTTACACAGGCAGCTCCAACCCGAAGGTGACGGCGGTGGGAAGTTTTGCAAACAGCGCCAGCTACTACGGCACCTTTGACCAGGGCGGCAACCTCTATGAGTGGGTGAACCAGACCACGGATGGCGGTGACGCCTTTGCCAAGGGGGGTGGCTGGGCCTTTGGCTCGGATCAGATGTTAGCCAGCGGATATGGCAATATCGGTCAATACACACTCTTTGGCGGAGAAAACGACCACAATGGTTTCCGCATCGTCGCCACCGAGGTGCCTGAGCCCGGCGTTCCCGCCATAGCCTGCATCGTCGGCCTCTGCGGACTTTTCCTGAGAAGACGCTAG
- the atpD gene encoding F0F1 ATP synthase subunit beta: MSNKGTIVQVIGAVIDADFSKADKLPAIYNALEVTYNLYGEESTLVLEVQQHLGDGWVRAVAMSTSDGLKRGVEITDTGAPISVPVGAGVLGRIFNVTGDAVDERGPVAHEKKYPIHRPAPLLVDQSTSAEILETGIKVIDLICPFTKGGKVGAFGGAGVGKTVVIMELINNIAKGHGGYSVFAGVGERTREGNDLYEEMSEAGVIDQNDLSKSKVALVYGQMNEPPGARLRVALSALAMAEFFRDEENQDVLLFVDNVFRFSQAGSEVSALLGRTPSAVGYQPTLAEEMANLQERITSTKKGSITSFQAVYVPADDLTDPAPANTFAHLDSTVVLERSLAELGIYPAVDPLSSVSNALAPEIVGEDHYRVARGVQNVLQRYKDLQDIIAILGMDELSDEDKLIVFRARKIQRFLSQPFHVAEIFTGTPGQYVSIEDTVKGFDEILEGKHDKVPESNFYMKGGLDTVDLG, from the coding sequence ATGTCTAACAAAGGAACCATCGTTCAAGTCATCGGCGCCGTTATCGACGCTGATTTCTCCAAGGCCGACAAGCTGCCCGCTATCTACAACGCTCTCGAAGTCACCTACAACCTCTACGGTGAGGAAAGCACACTCGTGCTCGAAGTCCAGCAGCACCTCGGTGACGGCTGGGTGCGTGCCGTGGCGATGAGCACTTCCGACGGTCTCAAGCGTGGTGTCGAGATCACCGATACCGGAGCTCCTATTTCCGTTCCCGTTGGAGCCGGTGTGCTGGGTCGTATCTTCAACGTCACCGGCGACGCCGTGGACGAGCGTGGCCCGGTTGCCCACGAGAAGAAATACCCCATTCACCGTCCTGCCCCTCTGCTGGTTGACCAGTCGACATCCGCCGAGATCCTCGAGACAGGTATCAAGGTCATCGACCTCATCTGCCCCTTCACCAAAGGTGGTAAGGTGGGTGCCTTCGGTGGTGCCGGTGTGGGTAAGACCGTGGTCATCATGGAGCTCATCAACAACATTGCCAAGGGACACGGTGGTTACTCCGTCTTCGCCGGTGTGGGTGAGCGGACCCGCGAGGGTAACGACCTCTACGAGGAAATGTCCGAGGCTGGCGTTATCGACCAGAACGACCTCTCCAAGTCCAAGGTGGCGCTGGTCTACGGCCAGATGAACGAGCCTCCGGGCGCCCGTCTGCGTGTGGCTCTCTCCGCCCTCGCCATGGCTGAATTCTTCCGTGACGAGGAAAACCAGGACGTGTTGCTCTTCGTCGACAACGTGTTCCGTTTCTCCCAGGCAGGTTCCGAGGTATCCGCCCTGCTCGGCCGGACGCCCTCCGCTGTGGGTTACCAGCCAACCCTCGCCGAGGAAATGGCCAACCTCCAGGAGCGTATCACCTCCACCAAAAAAGGCTCCATCACTTCCTTCCAGGCCGTTTACGTGCCTGCGGATGACTTGACCGACCCCGCTCCCGCCAACACCTTCGCCCACCTCGACTCCACCGTCGTGCTTGAGCGCTCCCTGGCCGAGCTTGGTATCTACCCGGCTGTGGACCCTCTTTCCTCCGTCTCCAACGCGCTCGCTCCCGAGATCGTCGGTGAAGACCACTACCGCGTCGCCCGTGGTGTCCAGAACGTGCTTCAGCGCTACAAGGACCTGCAGGACATCATCGCCATTCTCGGTATGGACGAACTTTCCGATGAGGACAAACTCATCGTGTTCCGCGCCCGTAAGATCCAGCGTTTCCTCTCGCAGCCATTCCACGTCGCCGAGATCTTCACCGGCACTCCCGGCCAGTACGTTTCCATCGAGGACACCGTCAAGGGCTTCGATGAAATCCTCGAAGGCAAACACGACAAGGTCCCCGAGTCCAATTTCTACATGAAAGGCGGCCTCGACACCGTCGACCTCGGCTAA
- a CDS encoding HU family DNA-binding protein has translation MNKSELVEAIQKKMGKDATKRCAEDSLAAVLESIAKGVKKDGKVQLIGFGTFEVKSRAARMGRNPKTGEAMKIKASKTVGFKCSSSLKGSL, from the coding sequence ATGAACAAATCCGAACTCGTCGAAGCAATTCAAAAGAAAATGGGTAAAGACGCCACCAAGCGTTGTGCCGAAGACTCACTCGCAGCTGTGCTTGAAAGCATCGCCAAAGGTGTCAAGAAAGATGGTAAAGTCCAACTTATTGGCTTTGGCACTTTTGAAGTCAAATCACGTGCAGCCCGTATGGGACGCAACCCCAAGACTGGTGAAGCCATGAAAATCAAGGCTTCCAAGACCGTTGGTTTCAAGTGCTCATCCAGCTTGAAAGGTTCCCTCTAA
- a CDS encoding DUF5069 domain-containing protein, with protein sequence MNYPRSPYDRSVADTMHWARLIDKIRQHHAGELPEEFVAALGHPQGVDGHFLGHFGLTIEQAIQAVTGKTDAELAGWLEMSVDGFETKRCAWNELAPNLGRQGYPMDRMLKIAMKRLYKGFDWSPEMSVFELIDRDEGRSS encoded by the coding sequence ATGAACTACCCACGCTCCCCCTATGACCGGTCAGTGGCAGACACCATGCACTGGGCTCGCTTGATCGATAAGATCCGACAACACCACGCCGGCGAGTTACCAGAGGAATTTGTTGCCGCCCTGGGGCACCCGCAAGGGGTCGACGGACATTTCCTCGGCCACTTTGGTCTAACAATCGAGCAGGCCATTCAGGCAGTGACTGGAAAAACGGATGCCGAACTCGCAGGGTGGCTGGAGATGTCGGTGGACGGTTTTGAAACAAAGCGGTGTGCCTGGAACGAGCTGGCACCCAATCTGGGCAGGCAGGGGTATCCGATGGACCGCATGCTCAAGATTGCGATGAAACGTCTTTACAAGGGTTTCGACTGGTCACCGGAGATGAGTGTATTTGAACTCATCGACCGTGATGAAGGACGTTCCAGCTGA